Part of the Brassica oleracea var. oleracea cultivar TO1000 chromosome C8, BOL, whole genome shotgun sequence genome is shown below.
GCATCAATTTCTAACGCAGAACCAGTCGTACAAATCTCTTAAAACCGCTAGAAACCGCAACCACCCGCATCCGCAAACTCCTGCAACCGCAACCGCAACCACAACCGCTGCGTTTGAACTAGTCAGGCCCTTAGTCTATAGTGAAATAATACTAGTATAGAGGTTGGGCAGTCAAGAGAACATCTCAACACTAGAGTTTGGAGGAAGATAAACAAATTTAGAGAGAGGTCGAAGATGAAGGTGCATGGTGTGTTCTTGGTGGCTGTTTTCTTCTACCTTATGTATACGCTGCCGGTCAATGGTCAGCCTCGCAAGGACTGCCAAACTAGTTGTGGCAGAGTCACAATTGAGTACCCTTTTGGCACTTCTCAAGGTTGTTACTATGCCGACGATCCTAGTTTCAAACTCACCTGTAACGAGACAGATCAGAAGCTATTATTTGGAACCAACTTTGAAGTCATCAACATTTCTCACAGCGGGGAGCTACGCGTCTGGAATGGTGTTTCCTACGCTTGCTACAATAGCAAGGGAGATTTGAGTGATGACATTTCCTACAGTTACTCGCTTGCTAACTTATCTCTCTCCCGCAACAACAAGTTTACTTTAGTTGGCTGTAACGCTTTTGCAGTTCTGAGCACTACTGGAACGCGAAACTACTCAACTGGATGCTTGTCAGCATGTGACTCCCTACCGCCCGCAAATGGAGAATGTAATGGTGAAGGTTGCTGCAGTACAGATGTTTATGTCCCTTTGGATAGCATTGAATTCGAAACTAACCCACATGGTTATCGAGAATTGACTTCTGTGCTTGACTTTAATCCTTGCATATACGCCTTTCTGGCCGAAAATGGTACTTTTCACTTCAATGCTTCGGAAGATCTTAAGAACCTGAGAAATGTCAAAGAGTTCCGTGTGTTACTGGATTGGTCTATTGGAAACCAGACATGCGATCAAGTTGGAAACAGAAGCATATGCGGTACCAATAACAGCACATGTTTCAATTCTACTCGTGGAACCGGGTATAACTGCAAATGTTTAGAAGGTTTTGAAGGGAATCCTTACCTTTCAAATGAACACAGCTGCCAAGGTACACTTCAAATTTGTTTTCTTTCTTGTTTTGAGAGTTAATTGTTTTCCTGATACATCTCTTTCCGGCATTTCTTTACTTGTGTCAGACATCGACGAGTGTACTACCCATAAACATAACTGTTCGGATCCCAGCACCTGTAGAAACAAGGATGGAGGATTCTATTGTCAGTGCCAGTCTGGTTACCGCTTAGATGCCACCACTATGAGTTGCAAGCGTAAAGACTTTGAATGGGCTACTATTCTTCTTGGTGAGATTCCCTCTGGACTTATACTTTCCCAGATGTAATCATCTCTGTGTGTCTATGATGTTTATAGCCTTGGTGTAGTCATGAACGAATCATTTATAGCTCCTCTCACTTCTTTCTTTCCTGAAAAAGGAAAAGAACTTACTCTAGTCATCTTTGTGTGATGTGATCAGGAACAACCATCGGCTTCTTGTCCCTCCTGCTTCTCATTAGCTGCGTACAACATAAAATGAAGCACCGGAAGGCAGCTGAGCTCCGACAAAAATTCTTCGAACAAAATGGTGGCGGCATGTTAATACAGAGACTCTCAGGACTCGGGACACCAAATTCTAATGTAAAAATCTTCACTGAAGAAGGCATGAAGACATCAACCAATGGCTACGACAAGGGCAGAATCCTGGGCCAGGGAGGACAAGGAACTGTCTACAAAGGGATATTACCAGACAACTCCATAGTTGCAATAAAGAAGGCTCGGCTTGGAGACAACAGCCAAGCAGAGCAGTTCATCAACGAAGTGCTAGTGCTTTCACAAATCAACCATAGAAACGTGGTCAAGCTCTTAGGCTGCTGCCTAGAGACTGAAGTTCCCTTGCTGGTCTATGAGTTCATTAACAGTGGCACCCTTTTCGATCACTTGCACGGTTCCTTCTCTAGTCTTTCTCTTACATGGGAACACCGCCTGAGAATAGCCGTAGAGATAGCTGGAACTCTTGCTTATCTTCACTCCTCTGCCTCTATTCCAATCATCCACCGAGATGTCAAGACTGCTAATATTCTCTTGGATGAGAACTTAACTGCAAAGGTAGCTGACTTTGGTGCTTCAAGGTTGATACCGATGGATAAAGAGCAGCTCACTACCATGGTCCAAGGCACTCTAGGCTACTTAGACCCAGAATACTACAACACAGGGCTCCTAAATGAAAAGAGTGATGTTTACAGCTTTGGGGTAGTCCTCATGGAACTTCTCTCAGGTCAAAAGGCATTGTGCTTCGAAAGGCCACTGCAGTCAAAACATCTGGTGAATTACATTTCTTCTGCCATGAAGGAGAACAGATTGCACGAGGTTATTGACGAGAAAGTAATCAAGGAGAATAACTGGAAGGAGGTAGAGGAAGCTGTCAGAGTTGCTATGGAGTGTACAAGAGTGACAGGAGAGGAAAGGCCACTGATGACGGAAGTAGCTGCAAAGCTTGAGGGCTTGCGAGTCGCAAAAAACAAACATCAATGGTCAGATCAGTATCCTGGGGAGGAGACTGGGAACTTGGTCGGTGTTGGAGTCTTATCAGAGCAAGGAGATACAAGCAGCACTGGCTATGACAGCATAAGGAATGTAGCAAGCATGCACGTTACAGCTGGTCGCTGATATCTATTACTCAAGGCCCTGTCACAATCACGTTCAAGTCTTTTTTTAATGAAAAAATAATATCATTTCTGTATTTCTTCTCACCTCTTTTGTCCACCTAAACAGTGAGTATCAAGACAATAATGAAGAACATGTATGCATTGAGATATTCTTATAGACCATCAGTACTTATTTACAGTGTCTAAGTTCAGATTCCAATAAACTCAACTCCTGGACTTTTGTGTCTATCCATACATCTCTATAGCTTTTAAGTGAGAGTGCTACTAAGGATCTGAATATTAGGCTCTAGAGAAAACGATAAGTTACTATTTTGGGTTGATTTGCCTCAAAAGTATCTCAACTCATCACCTCCTTCCTCCACGTTGCCCTGGTCTTGGACCTGGGGTTTCTGGAAAACTGGATATGCAAAATCTTGGAATCACGTTCCTCTTCATCCATTCGATAGCCTGTGTCAAATACATAGTGTAATCAGTTAAGTCTGTGGTTGAGTGTCTATCTTTAGGAAACCACAACATGTTGATGAAGATAAGAGTATATAACAAGAAACAATGCACCATAAACTCAATATGTATAAGACCTCATAATCCCAAATATTTAGAGAATCTTAGTTACCTTGCAGGGCGTTACGAGCAGTTGCTGCACATGCAGGATTTTCAAAATCAACAAAACAAAGAACAATAGCATCTCCATTCCTCTGCATTAAAAACAACCCTTTAGTAAGTCAAAGCTAATGAATGCATGCACTACTAACAATTAGGGATGTTAATATGGGCTCAACCTAACAGGGTTAGCCCTAACCCTGCAAACCCATTTGTAACCCTAACCCTCATTTTTTAAATAGGGTTTAAATAGGGTTGGCCCTAATAGGACCAGGGTTTAAATTCTAACCCTTTTATTTTGATTCACACAACTATTATACAATATTTAATAATGTTTTTCATAAAAAAAAACTTAAAGTCTGAGTTTTCTCGCCAAAAACTGAACAACGAAATTTTCCGTCGAAACCGCAAAATCGAGTTTTCAACTAAAACAACAAAATCGAGTTTTCCCTCCAAAAACGCAAAATCGAGTTTTTCATCAAAACTTCGAAATCGAGTTTTCCCGCCAAAAAATCAAAATCGAGTTTTTCGCCAAAACCTCAAAATCGATTTTTCCCGTGAAAACGTAAAATTAAGTTTTTCTGGAAAACCCGTAAAACTCAATTTCACGGTTTTGGCGAGAAAACTCTATTTGCCGGTTTTGGAGGGAAAACTCGATATTGAGGTTTTAGTTTTGGCGGAAAAACTCGATTTTGCGGTTTTTGGCGGAAAAACTCGATTTTACGGTTTTTGGCGGAAAACCCGATTTGCCGGCTTTGTAGGGAAAACTCGATATTGCTGTTTTAGTTTTGGCAGAAAAACTCGATTTTACGATTTTTGGCGGGAAAACTCGATTTTGCGGTTTTTGCGGGAAAACTCGATTTTGCGGTTTTGGCGGGAAAACTTGATTTTGTGGTTTTGGTGGAAAAACTCAAATTAGGTTTTGGCGGAAAAAAACACAATTTTTTTTTTGACGGAAAAACTTTATTCTTAGTTGTGGAGCAAAAACTCGATTTTGCGATTTTGGGAATAAAACTTTTGATTTTGATGCTCAACAAATTGGAGGAAAGAATCATATCATATCTTAATTTTTCTAGTTTTATCTTTAAATTTAAGAACAAAAATAAATGAAATATTTTTTTCAATTAAATGAGTTAACCCTGGTACCAGCCCTAACCCTTGATTATAATAGGGTTAAAATAGGGTTGGGTTAAAATAGGGCTGGGCTTATGATAAACAAAAGAGAGCTGGGCCCTAACCCTGTAATTAACATCCCTACTAACAATGCTTCAAGTTAAAAGAAGTGAATCTTACCTGCTTTGAGCCTTTGGTGACAAGTCTCACTTCTTTATATCCCGAAAAAGGCCGAAATATATCTAGACAAATATAGTTAAGGAACAGTGAACAACCGCCCAAACATTCTTAAGCGACGAACCCTATTAATATTGGTGTAAGAAGTTTTGAAACCTGAATCATAAAAATATAGGATACGAGCTGCTTCCCTCATTGAGCAATTAGAAGGTAGAGGAAGCAGCTCCCGGCTAGGATCTTGTTGACCATTTGGCCCAAAATCTGGTGGAAAAACTCCACCACCCATGTCACCTCCTCCTGGTCTTCCCATGCCACCACCAACACCATTAAATCGACCAACTCCTTCAGATGGCATATCATGGCCTAGATAAGACACAAGGCGAATATCAAGTTAACACACGTGTTATTTATACATGAATCTTTCTGAACACAAAACATTGATTATCTCTGTTTTTAACAATAGAACGAACAGATCAAAACTCCTAGCACAGAGCAGCTCATTTGTAAGTTGCCTACTCGTAAAATTTCAAGGCAAAGATGCAATCTGTAAGACCTATAACAACAACAGGTGGCATTCATTACCCAAGTCAAAACGAGGACGTTTCAGAGGACCACCGTCGCATTGGGGGGCGGACGACGTCGGAGGAGGGTGATGGTGTCTCTGCTCATTTCTGGACGGCGACGATAACAAGGAACTGAGGAATTCCAAATCTACAAACAAAAAAACGCCCTAATTTCAATTGCAATTTGCTCGTATTCTTGAGTCAAGATCCTAATCTGGGTAACCCGACCCGGACCCAATATTGACGGCCCAATAAGTTCATACATACACCTCTTGGCCCATTTCAAGAAAACGTCGTAAACTAAAACCCCAATCAAGAATATAACCTTGTGGAAGATAACTCCGCCCATAACGAAGAGGATCTCGGAGATAAATTTGGTCGTTGGTTATCTCGGTTTTGATGATGATGATGATGATACGTGGTCTCTACGCCACCCGCAAACCCTAGTCTCGGTTTCGTTTTCTCCAACTCAGCTTCTGACGTGTAGTTTGGTGCTGCTTGGAGTTGTGGAGGTTGGTGGGGGTCTGCCACGTGGCCTTGGCGCTTGCGGCAGTTCTTGTTGATGTAACAGCGGCGGTGGTAGTGGCGGAGACTGATACGGCGGTTCTTGTTGGTGTAAACGCGATAGTTGTGGTGGCTCCTTCATGATCTTGTTGGAATCTATATCTTTAAGGACTTTCAATGAAATTGGAGAGAGATATGCGATGTAAGTGTGGTGATGGTTTTAGTGAAGTAGAACAGTTAATGATTGATGTGATGGTTAAGGGAAAAAGGGAGGGAAGGGTGCATAGAGGAGAAAACAAAAATGATTTAAATCTAATTAGTCAAGTGTTTAATTAATTAATCTAAAAACATGAAAATAAAGTACTCATTTACACTTTTCAATAATTTTCAACCAATGAAATTTAATCAATTCAAATATTCTTAATTAATGTTTTTCAAAAGTATAAAAAAATATATTAACAATATAAAAAATCTATCTTTGTGAAACAAAAAAAAAAATTTTAAAATTCTTATTTTCGGGGAACGGAGGGTCGGGATCGGAGGGAGTATATGAATTGGTATCGCAATCGGGTCGAACTTTAGTTTTCGGTTCATATGGTTTAGTCCCTATATGGTTTACAGAGATGAAAATGAATTCGATACGGTTAACAAAAAATCTCACGTCACAATTTGGTATGGGCTCATATTCTTTTCCTCCTCATTCACGTCGACAAAACATGTGTTCCCAAGTCTGTTTCAAATCCTTGTCAATGATCTGGGTTGGATCAAGTCTACGCCTTTCAGGTAATTTCGATGATCACACTCATTGATCTCCCCTAAATCTGATCTGGGTATGCTTCACTATGCGTACCAAAGTGATATAGAGTCGGGAGCGGTCCGAAAACCTAGAAAGCCCAAGACTTTGTGTCTCAAAATGTTCAAATCTCTCGGGACTCGCCTTCACCACTTCTTCAGATTGCACCCAATCCTCGTTTTCATCGTTTGCATCTCCTTTGGGATTACAGTCTTGATACTTCTGTCCTTGGTTTACGTTAACCATTTTCCATCAGCTGTCACTTATAAGAAGAACGATTTGGATAACAACGATGGTTATCCGTTTGCCAATCTGAAAAACCTTGTGATGGTGGCTGGACACTCTGTTTACACTAGCAGTAACTGCGGTAAAATCGATAAAGAGGAGTCTTGGTTCTTGGAGTCTTATCAGAAGCATCCAGGTCAGGCTGCGACGTTCTTGAGTCATATAGAGAAAGGTGTTGAAGCTGCAGGGAGAGATGATGAGTCTTTGCTTTTGTTCAGTGGAGGAGAGACTCGTAAAGAAGCTGGACCTCTCGCAGTGAAGCTCAGAGTTATTGGGCTGTTGCTGAATCCAAACGATGGTTCGGTGAGTCTACTTAACTTACTTCTTGCTGTTTGTTAAGATTTTTAGTATAATGCGGGATTTTGTGAATAGGCAAAGATGATGTGAGGTCGAGGGCGTTGACGGAAGAGCACGCTAGAGACAGCTTTGAGAATCTTCTCTTTAGTGTTTGTAAATTCAGAGAGCTCACAGGGTCTTACCCACACAACATAACAGTAAAGCCTCTACTCTAGCTTCCAGATTTAAACATTCTTGTCACATTAATGTTTGACTTGATGCTTGGATCAGGCAGTGAGTTATGATTTTAAGGAGGAGAGATTTGCGCATTTGCATCGTTCAGCAATGAGGTTTCCAGAATCAAGATTCTTCTACTTAGGGACTCCAGCTTCTCTAACATCCAAAGAAGGCGCTCTGAAAGGCGAGGCTATGGTTAGAACTCAGTTTCAAGAAGATCCGTACGGATGTGTTGGTTCGCTTTGGCGTAAGAAGCTGAAGCGCGACCCTTTCCACAGGACTATACCTTACCCTGATGGCTGCTCTAAGATTAGAGGGTTGTTCAGGTACTGTGGTTCAGCTCCTTTCCCTGGCTCTCTCCCATGGAGCTAGCGACACTAGACTTAGAGGAACAGATACAGTAACAAGAGAGCTTAGTAGAAACTGATGTTTTTCTGTTACTTTCATCAAAAAGAGAAACTTCAGAATCTTTGTATACATTATGACATATCTATCGATTAAAAGATCTCTATATATTCACCTTTATTAATTTATACAATAAGAAACAAGGTTCTCATCATCCATGTTCATTCAAAAGAAAACAAGAACACAGCTGGCAGCACTGTCTCAAAACGGTGTGTTGTTCTGATTGTTGGGTTTGGAGGAAGAGGAAGATGACTTCCTGGTTCTTGCAAAGTCAACCAAGTCTTTGAAAAGGATATCCTCTGGTTTGTCATCTTTCTTTGGTGGTGGTGTAGCAGCAGAGGCGGTTGGATTCAGAGAAAGATTCCTCGACTGTCCCAAGAGATCATCGTAAGAGGACTCAGAGCCACTGCTTGAGCGTTGAGGAACGTTACCATGCTGCGAGTATTGTGGCCTCTGGTTGGTTCTAACAGACATTGGCGGTGGAGCACGAGGCAACTGATCATAAACTGGCTTTGTGTACAAAGCTTGTTCAGGGGATTTGCTCCGGGGAAGAGCTGGCTCATCGAAAACAGGAGCAGAAGAGTCTCGATCTGATGAATGGGAAGTACTAGGAGGCTTTAGACTCTCTGAGGTTCCTTGAGGTTTGTAGACATCGCCACTGAGGAAGTCCATAGCACCACCAGATTCAACATGTACTGGCCTCATTGTAGGTGGTGGTGGAGGAAGAATAGGGTTGAAACTCCCTCGTGCACTCTCTCTTTTCAACCTGTGAGATAGCTGAGCAAAATCATCATCTGACTCATCATCATCGTCATGGTTGATGCTAACAAGCGGTACAGTAGGAGCTGTTGGAGGAACAAAGCTTCCCTTTGCCTTATCATCATGTTGCTGAAGAACACGCTGCAAGTTGTCGTTTAACGCCAATCCTTGACACAGAAGCTCCTCATCTCTACCAAAAGGAAATGAGTCTCTCTCTCACTATTAACAGATTCTATCAAACTGAACAAAAGAGACAGGAGGGAACAAACGAATACTTACGATGTAGTGTTGACCAGAGTCATTACACGTCTTTGATAAGTACGGCATTGCTCTACCAAGTCAACTATAAGTTCTTCCTTTAAACCCTGACATAACATCAACAACAGTGAAGTGTTTAGTGTTTCAGACCAGATCAAACAACAGAGTCACTAAATCTCACCTCAGGATGGTTTGGATCAAGAGCACCAAGCATGTCCATCAAAATATCAACTGACCCCTGAGCGCTTTGAATCTCTTCCACACTAAAAAAAAACACAAAAGGATACTAAAGTCTTTAAGATGGATTCATCTATTAGAACAGGTCTAGCAAACAAGAGAGTGTACCTGAGAGCAGAAGCATCATCACTTTGCAAAGAGGCTTGAATAGCAGCATCTTCATCTGACGCAGCAGCAGCAGCGTGATCAATAATGGGCTGAGTCTGAGGTGGAGTGAAGAAGGGTACACTGCTCTCTGTTCGAGGTGGAAACTCAATTCCAGCAGACTGAAGTTTTCAAAAGGCAATCAAAACTTTGATACATAACAATACAATTGTATAGACATAAAAGGCTGAAGCTACGTACCCTGAGTTCATTATAAGCATTTTTATATTGAGGGAATCTTCCACCAAAAGCCTCTTGCCATGTATCTAACAAACTAAGTATCTTCTCCCTTACACTCAGGTCTGGCTGCATAGGCGAGGAGGTTTGTAAATTTTCCAGTGTAAAAGAACTTGAGAATAGAATTTGAGAAGAAGAAAAAAACCTTTTTCTTGACTATTTTGACCATATCAGGCAAAAGATCACGGTCCACAATAAGCTGGTACACGCTCTCCCCACAGTTCTTACTCAGAGTTTCCAATGCCTGAACCACAAAACCGAATGAGAAGATCAATACAATAAACAGAACCAACCATACCAAACCAAAGTCATTTGTATAAAAAGAACTTACATAAAGAGCGAGAATCTGCACTTTAGAGTTTTTACTAGCTAACCGTTTCTTGAGCACCTTCACTGCTTCTTTTGCTTGACTACATAAACAAAACAAGGTCAACAAATGATGCTGAATAACTTGTTATTTCTGAGAGTAAGAACAAAGCAAACGATGTTACCTAGGATCCAAGTTGATAATGTCACACAATTCAATGTTGATAGCCCAATCAGGACCAATCAGCATATCGTTTGTAGCTCTCTCAGCACAGGCAGCCGCGTTATTTGCCATTGCAAGAATTCTCTTTTATCAAAATCCTAAAGTTTCTAGCTTTCTATACGAATAGAAACAGGTTGAGACATCATTACACAACTTCTTAGTTCCTAAACAGAACAAGTAAAGATCAAACACTATAATTCTCATCACTCTGGGATCAGAACTATTACAATTCACAAACCAGAACATGAAATCTCAGTGGAACCTTGAAAAGAAAGTAACGTAATGAAGAAGATTAACCTGTGTGTGGACTCTGAACTTGAGAACAGATGATAGAGACCGAGCGAAGATTTCGTGCGGGTCTCACGATCAAGACGATGAAAACAAATTCTCGTAGAAAAAGATCGAAACTTGTATGTAACTCGAACACGATCGGAATTTTCTGTGAATGTTTGTGTCAGGTCGTCATCATCAGCAGCAGCCTTAGCCGTACATAAATCAACGGCGACTTCTTTGCTCTGCTAAAAGATGCAAAGTTTGAGTTTTGTTTGGCTTTTTTTTGTCTGAATGTGCTAAACTAACAGCCGGTGACAGAAAATAAAAGAATCTTTGATTTCTCTTATTCTTTTCATTAATTTGTTAAATACTAATATAAGTTTCGATGATCACTAGCAACTGATAAAATTTCTAATTTCTAAATTGAATTTTCTTGCGAGAACCCCGTGAATTTTGAACATATAAACGGATATAACGCATTATCCAATCGAGTTTAGTACAAATCACACAGGATAAAATTTG
Proteins encoded:
- the LOC106307578 gene encoding wall-associated receptor kinase 5-like isoform X2; the protein is MKVHGVFLVAVFFYLMYTLPVNGQPRKDCQTSCGRVTIEYPFGTSQGCYYADDPSFKLTCNETDQKLLFGTNFEVINISHSGELRVWNGVSYACYNSKGDLSDDISYILSTTGTRNYSTGCLSACDSLPPANGECNGEGCCSTDVYVPLDSIEFETNPHGYRELTSVLDFNPCIYAFLAENGTFHFNASEDLKNLRNVKEFRVLLDWSIGNQTCDQVGNRSICGTNNSTCFNSTRGTGYNCKCLEGFEGNPYLSNEHSCQDIDECTTHKHNCSDPSTCRNKDGGFYCQCQSGYRLDATTMSCKRKDFEWATILLGTTIGFLSLLLLISCVQHKMKHRKAAELRQKFFEQNGGGMLIQRLSGLGTPNSNVKIFTEEGMKTSTNGYDKGRILGQGGQGTVYKGILPDNSIVAIKKARLGDNSQAEQFINEVLVLSQINHRNVVKLLGCCLETEVPLLVYEFINSGTLFDHLHGSFSSLSLTWEHRLRIAVEIAGTLAYLHSSASIPIIHRDVKTANILLDENLTAKVADFGASRLIPMDKEQLTTMVQGTLGYLDPEYYNTGLLNEKSDVYSFGVVLMELLSGQKALCFERPLQSKHLVNYISSAMKENRLHEVIDEKVIKENNWKEVEEAVRVAMECTRVTGEERPLMTEVAAKLEGLRVAKNKHQWSDQYPGEETGNLVGVGVLSEQGDTSSTGYDSIRNVASMHVTAGR
- the LOC106307578 gene encoding wall-associated receptor kinase 5-like isoform X1; amino-acid sequence: MKVHGVFLVAVFFYLMYTLPVNGQPRKDCQTSCGRVTIEYPFGTSQGCYYADDPSFKLTCNETDQKLLFGTNFEVINISHSGELRVWNGVSYACYNSKGDLSDDISYSYSLANLSLSRNNKFTLVGCNAFAVLSTTGTRNYSTGCLSACDSLPPANGECNGEGCCSTDVYVPLDSIEFETNPHGYRELTSVLDFNPCIYAFLAENGTFHFNASEDLKNLRNVKEFRVLLDWSIGNQTCDQVGNRSICGTNNSTCFNSTRGTGYNCKCLEGFEGNPYLSNEHSCQDIDECTTHKHNCSDPSTCRNKDGGFYCQCQSGYRLDATTMSCKRKDFEWATILLGTTIGFLSLLLLISCVQHKMKHRKAAELRQKFFEQNGGGMLIQRLSGLGTPNSNVKIFTEEGMKTSTNGYDKGRILGQGGQGTVYKGILPDNSIVAIKKARLGDNSQAEQFINEVLVLSQINHRNVVKLLGCCLETEVPLLVYEFINSGTLFDHLHGSFSSLSLTWEHRLRIAVEIAGTLAYLHSSASIPIIHRDVKTANILLDENLTAKVADFGASRLIPMDKEQLTTMVQGTLGYLDPEYYNTGLLNEKSDVYSFGVVLMELLSGQKALCFERPLQSKHLVNYISSAMKENRLHEVIDEKVIKENNWKEVEEAVRVAMECTRVTGEERPLMTEVAAKLEGLRVAKNKHQWSDQYPGEETGNLVGVGVLSEQGDTSSTGYDSIRNVASMHVTAGR
- the LOC106307579 gene encoding LOW QUALITY PROTEIN: RNA-binding protein with multiple splicing-like (The sequence of the model RefSeq protein was modified relative to this genomic sequence to represent the inferred CDS: deleted 1 base in 1 codon); this encodes MPSEGVGRFNGVGGGMGRPGGGDMGGGVFPPDFGPNGQQDPSRELLPLPSNCSMREAAHIFRPFSGYKEVRLVTKGSKQRNGDAIVLCFVDFENPACAATARNALQGYRMDEEERDSKILHIQFSRNPGPRPGQRGGRR
- the LOC106307319 gene encoding TOM1-like protein 2, translated to MANNAAACAERATNDMLIGPDWAINIELCDIINLDPSQAKEAVKVLKKRLASKNSKVQILALYALETLSKNCGESVYQLIVDRDLLPDMVKIVKKKPDLSVREKILSLLDTWQEAFGGRFPQYKNAYNELRSAGIEFPPRTESSVPFFTPPQTQPIIDHAAAAASDEDAAIQASLQSDDASALSVEEIQSAQGSVDILMDMLGALDPNHPEGLKEELIVDLVEQCRTYQRRVMTLVNTTSDEELLCQGLALNDNLQRVLQQHDDKAKGSFVPPTAPTVPLVSINHDDDDESDDDFAQLSHRLKRESARGSFNPILPPPPPTMRPVHVESGGAMDFLSGDVYKPQGTSESLKPPSTSHSSDRDSSAPVFDEPALPRSKSPEQALYTKPVYDQLPRAPPPMSVRTNQRPQYSQHGNVPQRSSSGSESSYDDLLGQSRNLSLNPTASAATPPPKKDDKPEDILFKDLVDFARTRKSSSSSSKPNNQNNTPF